Proteins from a genomic interval of Actinoalloteichus hymeniacidonis:
- a CDS encoding helix-turn-helix transcriptional regulator, with amino-acid sequence MIGLPDRAVGSRVHGRTAERAEIDALRRGARVGRGGALLLLGASGLGRTTLVDHGARPINGGTVLHLRATVAESTRIHSGLHALLRPVAEQLRCIADFRIDALLAAVGLTGTERRVPEVRIGDAPLEPEPDSLGRALLHTLSVLAAGRALLCCIDDADRLDRASRDALCFAIRRLTPAHRAAVLLAAREDGRAWPPEIRTRRLAPLDEPAATALLTDRAPGPLSPEVRDVLLRAGHGVPRQLIELVDGLSGTQLAGLDPLPERLLAAQSLRRAHRTHLAGLPTDARELLLLASTALEVEPAAGLGTVLRAAERAGLASGSLEIAESEGLVFGDGDRLHFTDPLLRTASYRGEPSWRRRAAHRRLAEVLIEQGDTVSGLRHRAASVVGSDDGLAETIETAVGRATAGETLDSTTLLACSSALAAAAELTEDTARRADRLVRAAEHAWSAGRTDRVRPLLTRLRDLPPQPILRGRLEFLGGIVELRDGIVDDAREALLLAADHLAATDPGLAAEALVRAAEAALITGDEQGFLSEVDAVANLRGSRRVEPDPDGDRGVPGWTDGDAALTPVLHGDGRAGTDAAQVLRRRAEREDSPELLAHLASAALLVGALSVARVTATRAVVRARARGRLAIIPQALEHLAYAELRLGAHARAAEHATAGLAAARAAGQGNCALQLRAVLAMSAAVTGDAAGCRAHAEAVIATGRVRGLAMAVSVADWSLARLDLSLSRPQDAADRLFPLVEGRSEHSHFAVRIFAVPCLAEAVVLARDSRRIDVALRRFEQRARTTEDAGALAQALRCRALLAADPASADRLFGEALRLHEAAGADFEGARTQRLHGEILRRRRRPRAARVQLGGALRRFEACGARIWADRAREELRAAGAEPAALSPGRIARLTPQQLRIARQVAAGATNREVASTLCLSPRTVDHHLRNVFVVLGVRSRTELAHVLVADDGIGTSSHPSASEPTVLPSNTVLPSNTVFQNAVLPNSTVRPNETRA; translated from the coding sequence GTGATCGGACTACCTGACAGGGCGGTCGGTAGCCGAGTACACGGCCGGACCGCCGAACGAGCGGAGATCGACGCGCTACGCCGAGGTGCACGGGTCGGACGAGGCGGCGCGCTGTTGTTGCTGGGCGCATCCGGTCTGGGCCGGACGACCCTGGTCGATCACGGCGCCCGCCCGATCAACGGCGGGACGGTGTTGCACCTGCGAGCGACGGTTGCCGAGTCGACACGGATCCACAGTGGACTACACGCGCTGCTGCGGCCGGTCGCCGAACAGCTGCGCTGCATCGCCGATTTCCGGATCGACGCCCTGCTGGCCGCCGTCGGTCTCACCGGGACCGAGCGACGGGTCCCCGAGGTGCGTATCGGCGACGCGCCACTGGAACCCGAACCGGATTCGCTCGGCCGCGCGCTGCTGCACACACTGAGCGTCCTCGCGGCCGGGCGGGCATTGCTGTGCTGCATCGACGATGCCGATCGACTCGACCGCGCATCCCGGGACGCGCTGTGCTTCGCGATCCGCAGGCTCACCCCGGCACACCGGGCGGCCGTGTTACTGGCCGCGCGCGAGGACGGCAGGGCATGGCCACCGGAGATCCGGACCCGCAGGCTCGCCCCGCTCGACGAGCCCGCCGCCACCGCACTGCTGACCGATCGCGCACCCGGCCCGCTGTCGCCGGAGGTGCGGGACGTGCTGCTGCGCGCGGGCCACGGCGTTCCACGACAGCTGATCGAACTCGTCGACGGCCTGTCCGGCACGCAACTGGCCGGACTCGATCCGCTGCCCGAACGGCTGCTCGCGGCGCAGTCCCTTCGCCGAGCCCACCGCACGCACCTGGCCGGTCTTCCCACCGACGCCCGGGAACTTCTCCTACTCGCCTCCACCGCGCTGGAGGTGGAGCCTGCGGCGGGGCTGGGCACCGTGTTGCGGGCGGCCGAGCGGGCAGGCCTGGCCTCGGGCTCCCTGGAGATCGCCGAATCCGAGGGTCTGGTCTTCGGCGACGGCGACCGGCTGCACTTCACCGATCCCCTGCTGCGCACCGCGTCCTACCGAGGCGAGCCGTCGTGGCGGAGACGGGCCGCGCACCGACGGCTGGCCGAGGTGCTGATCGAGCAGGGCGACACGGTGAGCGGTCTGCGGCACCGCGCCGCATCGGTCGTCGGATCGGACGACGGACTGGCCGAGACCATCGAGACCGCCGTCGGTCGGGCCACCGCGGGGGAGACACTCGACTCGACCACCCTGCTGGCCTGCTCCTCGGCCCTGGCCGCCGCGGCCGAGCTGACCGAGGACACCGCCCGTCGGGCGGATCGGCTGGTCCGTGCCGCCGAACACGCCTGGTCGGCGGGCCGCACGGATCGGGTCAGACCGCTGCTCACCCGGCTGCGGGACCTCCCGCCGCAGCCGATCCTGCGGGGCAGACTCGAATTCCTCGGCGGCATCGTGGAACTGCGGGACGGCATCGTCGACGACGCCCGGGAGGCCCTGCTGCTGGCCGCCGATCACCTCGCCGCCACCGATCCCGGCCTGGCGGCCGAGGCACTGGTTCGGGCCGCCGAGGCCGCGCTGATCACCGGCGACGAACAGGGCTTCCTCTCCGAGGTCGACGCCGTCGCGAACCTGCGGGGATCCCGGAGGGTCGAGCCGGATCCCGACGGAGACCGGGGCGTGCCGGGCTGGACCGACGGTGATGCGGCCCTGACCCCGGTGCTCCACGGCGATGGACGCGCCGGAACCGATGCCGCACAGGTGCTGCGCCGTCGGGCCGAACGGGAGGATTCTCCCGAGCTGCTGGCACATCTGGCCTCGGCGGCACTACTGGTCGGTGCGCTCTCGGTGGCCAGGGTGACCGCCACCAGGGCCGTCGTCCGAGCCAGAGCACGCGGTCGCCTGGCGATCATCCCGCAGGCCCTGGAACACCTCGCCTATGCGGAGCTGCGGCTGGGTGCCCACGCCAGGGCCGCCGAACACGCCACGGCGGGCCTGGCCGCCGCCCGCGCCGCAGGCCAGGGCAACTGCGCCCTCCAACTGCGTGCGGTGCTGGCGATGTCGGCCGCGGTCACCGGCGATGCCGCAGGCTGTCGGGCACATGCGGAGGCCGTCATCGCGACCGGCCGGGTCCGAGGCCTGGCGATGGCGGTCAGCGTCGCCGACTGGAGCCTGGCCCGGCTCGATCTGTCGCTGTCCCGCCCGCAGGACGCGGCGGACCGGCTGTTCCCACTGGTGGAGGGTCGATCGGAACACAGTCACTTCGCGGTCCGGATCTTCGCGGTGCCCTGCCTGGCGGAAGCCGTCGTCCTCGCCAGGGACTCCCGCCGGATCGACGTGGCGCTGCGTCGGTTCGAGCAGCGCGCGCGGACCACCGAGGACGCAGGCGCCCTGGCACAGGCCCTCCGATGTCGCGCCCTGTTGGCTGCGGACCCCGCCTCGGCGGACCGCCTGTTCGGCGAGGCCCTACGACTGCATGAGGCGGCGGGCGCGGACTTCGAGGGGGCCCGCACCCAACGCCTCCACGGCGAGATCCTCCGACGTAGGCGCCGACCCAGGGCGGCCCGAGTACAGCTGGGCGGCGCACTGCGTCGCTTCGAGGCGTGTGGGGCCCGGATCTGGGCGGACCGGGCCCGGGAGGAACTGCGGGCGGCGGGCGCCGAACCGGCGGCGCTGTCCCCGGGTCGCATCGCCCGACTCACCCCGCAGCAACTGCGGATCGCGCGGCAGGTCGCGGCGGGCGCGACCAATCGGGAGGTCGCCTCGACGCTGTGCCTGAGCCCACGCACCGTCGATCACCATCTGCGCAACGTCTTCGTCGTGCTCGGAGTGCGGTCCAGGACCGAACTGGCGCATGTGCTGGTCGCGGACGACGGCATCGGGACGTCGAGCCACCCGAGCGCCTCGGAGCCGACCGTGCTTCCGAGCAACACCGTGCTTCCGAGCAACACCGTGTTCCAGAACGCCGTGCTCCCGAACAGCACCGTGCGACCCAACGAGACCAGGGCATGA
- a CDS encoding NADPH:quinone oxidoreductase family protein, protein MRVWQVHETGEPGTVLVPEETDPPTPGPGQIRVRVRAAAVNFADVLLCRGRYQVRPPLPFTPGVELCGEVVELGTGVSAPAIGSRVIGLSVLPHGAFAEYTLMAAEAAQPAPEQLGDAEASALYIGYQTGWFGLHRRAAIAPGEVLLVHAAAGGVGSAAVQLGSAAGATVIGVVGSAAKVAVARQAGADIVVVRDEEDFVEVVREVTGGRGADVVFDPVGGDAYTRSTKCIAFEGRIVVVGFAGGVIPQPGLNHALVKNYSILGLHWGLYVHRDPTAVAAAHRELSRLAAQGVVRPRVTELVGLADTADALQRLADGHTVGRLVIDPSR, encoded by the coding sequence GTGCGTGTCTGGCAGGTCCACGAAACCGGCGAACCGGGGACGGTGCTCGTCCCGGAGGAGACCGACCCACCGACACCCGGCCCCGGCCAGATCCGAGTCCGGGTGCGCGCCGCCGCCGTCAACTTCGCCGACGTCCTACTGTGCCGGGGCCGGTATCAGGTCCGGCCGCCACTGCCGTTCACCCCTGGAGTCGAACTGTGCGGTGAGGTCGTCGAACTGGGCACCGGGGTGTCCGCGCCCGCAATCGGCAGCCGAGTGATCGGACTGTCGGTGCTGCCGCACGGCGCGTTCGCCGAGTACACGCTGATGGCGGCGGAGGCGGCGCAACCCGCCCCCGAACAGCTCGGTGACGCCGAGGCGTCCGCGCTGTACATCGGCTACCAGACCGGTTGGTTCGGACTGCATCGGCGGGCGGCGATCGCACCGGGGGAGGTGCTGTTGGTGCACGCCGCCGCAGGCGGTGTCGGCAGCGCGGCGGTGCAGTTGGGCTCGGCGGCAGGCGCCACCGTGATCGGCGTGGTGGGTAGCGCGGCCAAGGTGGCCGTGGCCCGGCAGGCCGGTGCCGACATCGTCGTCGTCCGCGACGAGGAGGACTTCGTCGAGGTGGTGCGCGAGGTGACCGGTGGTCGCGGCGCCGACGTGGTGTTCGACCCGGTGGGCGGTGACGCCTACACCCGCTCGACCAAGTGCATCGCCTTCGAGGGACGCATCGTCGTGGTCGGCTTCGCAGGCGGGGTGATCCCGCAACCCGGTCTCAACCACGCGCTGGTGAAGAACTATTCGATCCTCGGTCTGCACTGGGGGCTGTATGTCCACCGCGATCCGACGGCCGTCGCGGCGGCGCACCGGGAGCTGAGCAGGCTCGCGGCGCAAGGCGTGGTGCGCCCACGGGTGACCGAACTGGTCGGGCTCGCGGACACCGCCGATGCGCTGCAACGCCTGGCTGACGGGCACACCGTCGGCAGACTGGTGATCGATCCGTCCCGATGA